In a genomic window of Phacochoerus africanus isolate WHEZ1 chromosome 6, ROS_Pafr_v1, whole genome shotgun sequence:
- the LRATD2 gene encoding protein LRATD2, with protein sequence MGNQVEKLTHLSYKEVPTADPTGVDRDDGPRIGVSYIFSNDDEDVEPQPPPQGLDGGGGGLPDSGDGPPLPPPQPYDPRLHEVECSVFYRDECIYQKSFAPGSAALSTYTPENLLNKCRPGDLVEFVSQAQYPHWAVYVGNFQVVHLHRLEVSNSFLTDASQGRRGRVVNDLYRYKPLSPSAVVRNALAHVGAKERELSWRNSESFAAWCRYGKREFKIGGELRIGKQPYRLQIQLSAQRSHTLEFQSLEDLIMEKRRNDQIGRAAVLQELATHLHPAEPDEGDSDAARTTPPPGRPQAPGQEEEDREAVVH encoded by the coding sequence ATGGGCAACCAGGTGGAGAAACTGACCCACCTAAGTtataaggaagttcccactgcCGACCCGACTGGAGTGGACCGGGATGACGGGCCCCGAATCGGAGTCTCCTACATCTTCTCCAATGACGACGAGGACGTGGAGCCCCAGCCGCCGCCCCAGGGCCTGGATGGCGGTGGCGGCGGTTTGCCCGACAGCGGGGACGGgccgcccctgcccccgccacagCCCTATGACCCGCGGCTGCACGAGGTGGAGTGCTCTGTGTTCTACCGCGACGAGTGTATCTACCAGAAAAGCTTCGCTCCAGGCTCCGCCGCCCTGAGCACCTACACGCCAGAGAACCTGCTCAACAAGTGCAGGCCTGGCGACCTGGTGGAGTTTGTGTCGCAGGCGCAGTACCCGCACTGGGCTGTTTACGTGGGCAATTTCCAGGTGGTGCATTTGCACCGGCTGGAGGTGAGCAACAGCTTCCTGACGGACGCCAGCCAGGGCCGGCGCGGCCGCGTGGTGAATGATCTGTACCGCTACAAGCCGCTGAGCCCCAGCGCGGTGGTTCGCAACGCGCTGGCGCACGTGGGCGCCAAGGAGCGCGAGCTGAGCTGGCGCAACTCTGAGAGCTTCGCCGCCTGGTGCCGCTACGGCAAGCGTGAGTTCAAAATCGGTGGGGAGCTGCGCATTGGCAAGCAGCCTTACCGGCTGCAGATCCAGCTCTCTGCGCAGCGCAGCCACACACTCGAATTTCAGAGCCTGGAGGACCTGATCATGGAGAAACGGCGCAACGACCAGATAGGGCGCGCCGCGGTGCTACAGGAGCTGGCCACGCACCTGCACCCTGCGGAGCCGGACGAGGGCGACAGCGACGCCGCGCGGACTACGCCGCCTCCCGGGCGCCCCCAGGCGCCGGGCCAAGAGGAGGAGGACCGAGAGGCGGTGGTGCACTGA